In a genomic window of Vidua chalybeata isolate OUT-0048 chromosome 30, bVidCha1 merged haplotype, whole genome shotgun sequence:
- the STAT6 gene encoding signal transducer and activator of transcription 6 isoform X2, producing the protein MSLWNLVSHMPPEEFSSLSTEFPRSLRCLLAEWLENQPWEFINGSDAFCSSMASRMLSDMLEKLHSAAGSDGQQCQILQQVSNIENTFRRDPLRLVAIVRAVLEGEKAAVLKRDHHLPLSFHRRQEELKFSLGLQRLQHRVREIQALLEEGPGPDRAVQSPVAPRELPTLILEAVKELEAAKQQVLKRIQIWKRQQQLAGNGAIFEENLAPLQKRCENLVEVYFQLQQQVMAASTELGPELLSRLLERFNEVLSGLVKSSFLVEKQPPQVLKTQTKFQASVRFLLGPRLLKAAPKPYMVRADMVTEKQARELELSNYSNTLSESTGEILHNTVALETNPTSGNCCANFKNVLLKKIKRCERKGSESVTEEKCAVLFSTNITLTPSNVSIHLQVLSLPIVVIVHGNQDNNAKATVLWDNAFSDIDRVPFVVAERVPWDKMCDTLNLKFMAEVQTTKGLLKEHYFFLAQKIFNDHSASPEDFQSRHVSWAQFNKEILPGRGFTFWQWFDGVLDLTKRCLKSYWSDRLIMGFISKQYVCKLLSMQPDGTFLLRFSDSEIGGVTIAYVMRGKDGSSQVENIQPFSAKDLSIRSLGDRIRDLGQLRNLYPNLPKDQAFGSHYNKEQTGKDGRGYVSTAIKMTVESERDQQPPSTMGAPPEAPQAPMFNLPVLQHELHPENLQPLLAPICPPTPFCPQPMPTGYPTVESNIMMVPDRLASPFHSPSPMLSPPSLSHCQDPAFRPPGPFMPNQYMPGEVSQLLPAGPPAEPRDEEMPELPPFQPVEDASLQSPPRMSPSMEQPSASELEQLLEVPLLPPFAPLPQHSGYPNSSLSSWGLGDARWDDSIRPGHA; encoded by the exons ATGTCCCTCTGGAACCTCGTGTCCCACATGCCACCAGAGGAGTTCAGCAGCCTCTCCACGGAGTTTCCCCGGAGCCTGCGCTGTCTCCTGGCCGAGTGGCTGGAGAACCAGCCCTG ggagTTCATCAATGGCTCAGACGccttctgcagcagcatggccagcaggatgCTCTCGGACATGCTGGAGAAACTCCACAGCGCTGCCGGCAGCGAtgggcagcagtgccagatCCTGCAGCAAGTCAGCAACATCGAG AACACATTCCGCCGGGACCCGCTGCGGCTGGTGGCCATCGTGAGAGCCGTCCTGGAGGGCGAGAAGGCGGCCGTGCTCAAACGG gacCACCACCTGCCCCTCAGCTTCCACCGGCggcaggaggagctgaagttcagcctggggctgcagcgGCTGCAGCACCGAGTCCGTGAGATCCAGGCGCTCCTGGAGGAGGGGCCAGGGCCGGACAGGGCTGTGCAAAGCCCCGTGGCCCCCAGGGAACTGCCCACCCTCATCCTGGAGGCTGTGAAGGAGCTGGAGGCGGCCAAACAGCAGGTCCTGAAGAGGATCCAGATCTGgaagagacagcagcagctggcagggaatgGGGCCATCTTTGAGGAGAATCTGGCACCGCTGCAGAAGAG GTGCGAGAACCTGGTCGAGGTTtacttccagctgcagcagcaggtgatggcagcaagcacagagctggggcctgAGCTGCTGTCCCGGCTCCTGGAGCGCTTCAACGAGGTTTTGTCCGGCCTGGTCAAGAG CTCTTTCCTGGTGGAGAAGCAGCCCCCACAGGTGCTGAAGACCCAGACCAAATTCCAGGCAAGCGTCCGGTTCCTGCTGGGCCCGCGGCTGCTGAAGGCAGCGCCCAAGCCCTACATGGTGAGGGCTGACATGGTGACAGAGAAGCAGGCACgggagctggagctcagcaaCTACAGCAACACCCTCAG CGAGAGCACGGGGGAGATCTTGCACAACACGGTGGCCCTGGAGACCAACCCCACCAGCGGGAACTGCTGCGCCAACTTCAAAAACGTG ctgctgaagAAGATCAAGCGCTGCGAGCGGAAGGGCTCCGAGTCGGTGACAGAGGAGAAATGCGCCGTCCTGTTCAGCACCAACATCACCTTGACCCCCAGCAACGTCTCCATCCACCTCCAG GTCCTGTCTCTGCCCATTGTGGTCATCGTCCACGGGAACCAGGACAACAACGCCAAAGCCACCGTGCTGTGGGATAACGCCTTCTCTGACATT GACCGGGTGCCCTTCGTGGTGGCCGAGCGCGTGCCCTGGGACAAGATGTGTGACACCCTGAACCTGAAGTTCATGGCAGAGGTGCAGACCACCAAGGGGCTCCTCAAGGAGCACTACTTCTTCCTGGCCCAGAAGATCTTCAATGACCACAGCGCCAGCCCCGAGGACTTCCAGAGCCGCCACGTCTCCTGGGCCCAGTTCAACAAG GAGATCCTCCCTGGCCGGGGATTCACCTTCTGGCAGTGGTTTGATGGAGTCCTGGACCTCACCAAGAGATGCCTCAAAAGTTACTGGTCGGACAG GCTCATCATGGGCTTCATCAGCAAGCAGTACGTGTGCAAGCTGCTGAGCATGCAGCCGGACGGGACCTTCCTGCTCCGCTTCAGCGACTCCGAGATCGGGGGCGTCACCATCGCTTACGTCATGCGGGGCAAGGACG GCTCCAGCCAGGTGGAAAACATCCAGCCCTTCTCTGCCAAGGACCTGTCCATCCGCTCCCTCGGCGACCGCATCCGCGACCTGGGGCAGCTCCGTAACCTGTACCCCAACCTCCCCAAGGACCAGGCGTTTGGGAGTCATTACAACA AAGAGCAGACAGGCAAGGACGGCCGGGGCTACGTCTCCACTGCCATCAAGATGACTGTGGAAAGTGAAAG GGACCAGCAGCCTCCAAGCACCATGGGGGCCCCCCCCGAGGCCCCCCAGGCGCCAATGTTCaacctgcctgtgctgcagcacgaGCTGCACCCTGAGAatctgcagccactgctggccCCTATCTG CCCTCCCACTCCATTCTGCCCCCAGCCCATGCCCACGGGCTACCCCACGGTTGAGAGCAACATCATGATGGTCCCCGACAGGCTCGCCTCCCCCTTCCACAG CCCATCACCGATGCTCTCGCCTCCCTCGCTGTCCCACTGCCAGGACCCTGCCTTCAGGCCCCCCGG ACCCTTCATGCCCAACCAGTACATGCCTGGGGAGGTCTCGCAGCTGCTGCCCGCGGGTCCCCCTGCAGAGCCGCGGGACGAAGAGATGCCCGAGCTGCCCCCGTTCCAGCCCGTGGAGGATGCGTCGCTGCAGAGCCCTCCGAG GATGTCGCCCAGCATGGAGCAGCCATCAGCCTCGGAgttggagcagctcctggaggtgcCCCTGTTGCCCCCCTTCGCGCCCCTCCCGCAGCACAGCGGGTACCCCAATTCCAGCCTGTCCTCCTGGGGGCTGGGGGACGCGCGGTGGGATGACAGCATCCGGCCAGGACACGCGTGA
- the STAT6 gene encoding signal transducer and activator of transcription 6 isoform X1, whose translation MSLWNLVSHMPPEEFSSLSTEFPRSLRCLLAEWLENQPWEFINGSDAFCSSMASRMLSDMLEKLHSAAGSDGQQCQILQQVSNIENTFRRDPLRLVAIVRAVLEGEKAAVLKRDHHLPLSFHRRQEELKFSLGLQRLQHRVREIQALLEEGPGPDRAVQSPVAPRELPTLILEAVKELEAAKQQVLKRIQIWKRQQQLAGNGAIFEENLAPLQKRCENLVEVYFQLQQQVMAASTELGPELLSRLLERFNEVLSGLVKSSFLVEKQPPQVLKTQTKFQASVRFLLGPRLLKAAPKPYMVRADMVTEKQARELELSNYSNTLSESTGEILHNTVALETNPTSGNCCANFKNVLLKKIKRCERKGSESVTEEKCAVLFSTNITLTPSNVSIHLQVLSLPIVVIVHGNQDNNAKATVLWDNAFSDIDRVPFVVAERVPWDKMCDTLNLKFMAEVQTTKGLLKEHYFFLAQKIFNDHSASPEDFQSRHVSWAQFNKEILPGRGFTFWQWFDGVLDLTKRCLKSYWSDRLIMGFISKQYVCKLLSMQPDGTFLLRFSDSEIGGVTIAYVMRGKDGSSQVENIQPFSAKDLSIRSLGDRIRDLGQLRNLYPNLPKDQAFGSHYNKEQTGKDGRGYVSTAIKMTVESERDQQPPSTMGAPPEAPQAPMFNLPVLQHELHPENLQPLLAPICPPTPFCPQPMPTGYPTVESNIMMVPDRLASPFHSPSPMLSPPSLSHCQDPAFRPPGPFMPNQYMPGEVSQLLPAGPPAEPRDEEMPELPPFQPVEDASLQSPPRWMSPSMEQPSASELEQLLEVPLLPPFAPLPQHSGYPNSSLSSWGLGDARWDDSIRPGHA comes from the exons ATGTCCCTCTGGAACCTCGTGTCCCACATGCCACCAGAGGAGTTCAGCAGCCTCTCCACGGAGTTTCCCCGGAGCCTGCGCTGTCTCCTGGCCGAGTGGCTGGAGAACCAGCCCTG ggagTTCATCAATGGCTCAGACGccttctgcagcagcatggccagcaggatgCTCTCGGACATGCTGGAGAAACTCCACAGCGCTGCCGGCAGCGAtgggcagcagtgccagatCCTGCAGCAAGTCAGCAACATCGAG AACACATTCCGCCGGGACCCGCTGCGGCTGGTGGCCATCGTGAGAGCCGTCCTGGAGGGCGAGAAGGCGGCCGTGCTCAAACGG gacCACCACCTGCCCCTCAGCTTCCACCGGCggcaggaggagctgaagttcagcctggggctgcagcgGCTGCAGCACCGAGTCCGTGAGATCCAGGCGCTCCTGGAGGAGGGGCCAGGGCCGGACAGGGCTGTGCAAAGCCCCGTGGCCCCCAGGGAACTGCCCACCCTCATCCTGGAGGCTGTGAAGGAGCTGGAGGCGGCCAAACAGCAGGTCCTGAAGAGGATCCAGATCTGgaagagacagcagcagctggcagggaatgGGGCCATCTTTGAGGAGAATCTGGCACCGCTGCAGAAGAG GTGCGAGAACCTGGTCGAGGTTtacttccagctgcagcagcaggtgatggcagcaagcacagagctggggcctgAGCTGCTGTCCCGGCTCCTGGAGCGCTTCAACGAGGTTTTGTCCGGCCTGGTCAAGAG CTCTTTCCTGGTGGAGAAGCAGCCCCCACAGGTGCTGAAGACCCAGACCAAATTCCAGGCAAGCGTCCGGTTCCTGCTGGGCCCGCGGCTGCTGAAGGCAGCGCCCAAGCCCTACATGGTGAGGGCTGACATGGTGACAGAGAAGCAGGCACgggagctggagctcagcaaCTACAGCAACACCCTCAG CGAGAGCACGGGGGAGATCTTGCACAACACGGTGGCCCTGGAGACCAACCCCACCAGCGGGAACTGCTGCGCCAACTTCAAAAACGTG ctgctgaagAAGATCAAGCGCTGCGAGCGGAAGGGCTCCGAGTCGGTGACAGAGGAGAAATGCGCCGTCCTGTTCAGCACCAACATCACCTTGACCCCCAGCAACGTCTCCATCCACCTCCAG GTCCTGTCTCTGCCCATTGTGGTCATCGTCCACGGGAACCAGGACAACAACGCCAAAGCCACCGTGCTGTGGGATAACGCCTTCTCTGACATT GACCGGGTGCCCTTCGTGGTGGCCGAGCGCGTGCCCTGGGACAAGATGTGTGACACCCTGAACCTGAAGTTCATGGCAGAGGTGCAGACCACCAAGGGGCTCCTCAAGGAGCACTACTTCTTCCTGGCCCAGAAGATCTTCAATGACCACAGCGCCAGCCCCGAGGACTTCCAGAGCCGCCACGTCTCCTGGGCCCAGTTCAACAAG GAGATCCTCCCTGGCCGGGGATTCACCTTCTGGCAGTGGTTTGATGGAGTCCTGGACCTCACCAAGAGATGCCTCAAAAGTTACTGGTCGGACAG GCTCATCATGGGCTTCATCAGCAAGCAGTACGTGTGCAAGCTGCTGAGCATGCAGCCGGACGGGACCTTCCTGCTCCGCTTCAGCGACTCCGAGATCGGGGGCGTCACCATCGCTTACGTCATGCGGGGCAAGGACG GCTCCAGCCAGGTGGAAAACATCCAGCCCTTCTCTGCCAAGGACCTGTCCATCCGCTCCCTCGGCGACCGCATCCGCGACCTGGGGCAGCTCCGTAACCTGTACCCCAACCTCCCCAAGGACCAGGCGTTTGGGAGTCATTACAACA AAGAGCAGACAGGCAAGGACGGCCGGGGCTACGTCTCCACTGCCATCAAGATGACTGTGGAAAGTGAAAG GGACCAGCAGCCTCCAAGCACCATGGGGGCCCCCCCCGAGGCCCCCCAGGCGCCAATGTTCaacctgcctgtgctgcagcacgaGCTGCACCCTGAGAatctgcagccactgctggccCCTATCTG CCCTCCCACTCCATTCTGCCCCCAGCCCATGCCCACGGGCTACCCCACGGTTGAGAGCAACATCATGATGGTCCCCGACAGGCTCGCCTCCCCCTTCCACAG CCCATCACCGATGCTCTCGCCTCCCTCGCTGTCCCACTGCCAGGACCCTGCCTTCAGGCCCCCCGG ACCCTTCATGCCCAACCAGTACATGCCTGGGGAGGTCTCGCAGCTGCTGCCCGCGGGTCCCCCTGCAGAGCCGCGGGACGAAGAGATGCCCGAGCTGCCCCCGTTCCAGCCCGTGGAGGATGCGTCGCTGCAGAGCCCTCCGAGGTG GATGTCGCCCAGCATGGAGCAGCCATCAGCCTCGGAgttggagcagctcctggaggtgcCCCTGTTGCCCCCCTTCGCGCCCCTCCCGCAGCACAGCGGGTACCCCAATTCCAGCCTGTCCTCCTGGGGGCTGGGGGACGCGCGGTGGGATGACAGCATCCGGCCAGGACACGCGTGA
- the STAT6 gene encoding signal transducer and activator of transcription 6 isoform X5: MAGLGAARVALPPSPLLSAGDCSKMSLWNLVSHMPPEEFSSLSTEFPRSLRCLLAEWLENQPWEFINGSDAFCSSMASRMLSDMLEKLHSAAGSDGQQCQILQQVSNIENTFRRDPLRLVAIVRAVLEGEKAAVLKRDHHLPLSFHRRQEELKFSLGLQRLQHRVREIQALLEEGPGPDRAVQSPVAPRELPTLILEAVKELEAAKQQVLKRIQIWKRQQQLAGNGAIFEENLAPLQKRCENLVEVYFQLQQQVMAASTELGPELLSRLLERFNEVLSGLVKSSFLVEKQPPQVLKTQTKFQASVRFLLGPRLLKAAPKPYMVRADMVTEKQARELELSNYSNTLSESTGEILHNTVALETNPTSGNCCANFKNVLLKKIKRCERKGSESVTEEKCAVLFSTNITLTPSNVSIHLQVLSLPIVVIVHGNQDNNAKATVLWDNAFSDIDRVPFVVAERVPWDKMCDTLNLKFMAEVQTTKGLLKEHYFFLAQKIFNDHSASPEDFQSRHVSWAQFNKEILPGRGFTFWQWFDGVLDLTKRCLKSYWSDRLIMGFISKQYVCKLLSMQPDGTFLLRFSDSEIGGVTIAYVMRGKDGSSQVENIQPFSAKDLSIRSLGDRIRDLGQLRNLYPNLPKDQAFGSHYNKEQTGKDGRGYVSTAIKMTVESERDQQPPSTMGAPPEAPQAPMFNLPVLQHELHPENLQPLLAPICPPTPFCPQPMPTGYPTVESNIMMVPDRLASPFHSPSPMLSPPSLSHCQDPAFRPPGPFMPNQYMPGEVSQLLPAGPPAEPRDEEMPELPPFQPVEDASLQSPPRWMSPSMEQPSASELEQLLEVPLLPPFAPLPQHSGYPNSSLSSWGLGDARWDDSIRPGHA; this comes from the exons atggctgggctgggagctgctcgAGTGGCCCTGCCCCCATCccctctcctgtctgcaggtgACTGTTCCAAGATGTCCCTCTGGAACCTCGTGTCCCACATGCCACCAGAGGAGTTCAGCAGCCTCTCCACGGAGTTTCCCCGGAGCCTGCGCTGTCTCCTGGCCGAGTGGCTGGAGAACCAGCCCTG ggagTTCATCAATGGCTCAGACGccttctgcagcagcatggccagcaggatgCTCTCGGACATGCTGGAGAAACTCCACAGCGCTGCCGGCAGCGAtgggcagcagtgccagatCCTGCAGCAAGTCAGCAACATCGAG AACACATTCCGCCGGGACCCGCTGCGGCTGGTGGCCATCGTGAGAGCCGTCCTGGAGGGCGAGAAGGCGGCCGTGCTCAAACGG gacCACCACCTGCCCCTCAGCTTCCACCGGCggcaggaggagctgaagttcagcctggggctgcagcgGCTGCAGCACCGAGTCCGTGAGATCCAGGCGCTCCTGGAGGAGGGGCCAGGGCCGGACAGGGCTGTGCAAAGCCCCGTGGCCCCCAGGGAACTGCCCACCCTCATCCTGGAGGCTGTGAAGGAGCTGGAGGCGGCCAAACAGCAGGTCCTGAAGAGGATCCAGATCTGgaagagacagcagcagctggcagggaatgGGGCCATCTTTGAGGAGAATCTGGCACCGCTGCAGAAGAG GTGCGAGAACCTGGTCGAGGTTtacttccagctgcagcagcaggtgatggcagcaagcacagagctggggcctgAGCTGCTGTCCCGGCTCCTGGAGCGCTTCAACGAGGTTTTGTCCGGCCTGGTCAAGAG CTCTTTCCTGGTGGAGAAGCAGCCCCCACAGGTGCTGAAGACCCAGACCAAATTCCAGGCAAGCGTCCGGTTCCTGCTGGGCCCGCGGCTGCTGAAGGCAGCGCCCAAGCCCTACATGGTGAGGGCTGACATGGTGACAGAGAAGCAGGCACgggagctggagctcagcaaCTACAGCAACACCCTCAG CGAGAGCACGGGGGAGATCTTGCACAACACGGTGGCCCTGGAGACCAACCCCACCAGCGGGAACTGCTGCGCCAACTTCAAAAACGTG ctgctgaagAAGATCAAGCGCTGCGAGCGGAAGGGCTCCGAGTCGGTGACAGAGGAGAAATGCGCCGTCCTGTTCAGCACCAACATCACCTTGACCCCCAGCAACGTCTCCATCCACCTCCAG GTCCTGTCTCTGCCCATTGTGGTCATCGTCCACGGGAACCAGGACAACAACGCCAAAGCCACCGTGCTGTGGGATAACGCCTTCTCTGACATT GACCGGGTGCCCTTCGTGGTGGCCGAGCGCGTGCCCTGGGACAAGATGTGTGACACCCTGAACCTGAAGTTCATGGCAGAGGTGCAGACCACCAAGGGGCTCCTCAAGGAGCACTACTTCTTCCTGGCCCAGAAGATCTTCAATGACCACAGCGCCAGCCCCGAGGACTTCCAGAGCCGCCACGTCTCCTGGGCCCAGTTCAACAAG GAGATCCTCCCTGGCCGGGGATTCACCTTCTGGCAGTGGTTTGATGGAGTCCTGGACCTCACCAAGAGATGCCTCAAAAGTTACTGGTCGGACAG GCTCATCATGGGCTTCATCAGCAAGCAGTACGTGTGCAAGCTGCTGAGCATGCAGCCGGACGGGACCTTCCTGCTCCGCTTCAGCGACTCCGAGATCGGGGGCGTCACCATCGCTTACGTCATGCGGGGCAAGGACG GCTCCAGCCAGGTGGAAAACATCCAGCCCTTCTCTGCCAAGGACCTGTCCATCCGCTCCCTCGGCGACCGCATCCGCGACCTGGGGCAGCTCCGTAACCTGTACCCCAACCTCCCCAAGGACCAGGCGTTTGGGAGTCATTACAACA AAGAGCAGACAGGCAAGGACGGCCGGGGCTACGTCTCCACTGCCATCAAGATGACTGTGGAAAGTGAAAG GGACCAGCAGCCTCCAAGCACCATGGGGGCCCCCCCCGAGGCCCCCCAGGCGCCAATGTTCaacctgcctgtgctgcagcacgaGCTGCACCCTGAGAatctgcagccactgctggccCCTATCTG CCCTCCCACTCCATTCTGCCCCCAGCCCATGCCCACGGGCTACCCCACGGTTGAGAGCAACATCATGATGGTCCCCGACAGGCTCGCCTCCCCCTTCCACAG CCCATCACCGATGCTCTCGCCTCCCTCGCTGTCCCACTGCCAGGACCCTGCCTTCAGGCCCCCCGG ACCCTTCATGCCCAACCAGTACATGCCTGGGGAGGTCTCGCAGCTGCTGCCCGCGGGTCCCCCTGCAGAGCCGCGGGACGAAGAGATGCCCGAGCTGCCCCCGTTCCAGCCCGTGGAGGATGCGTCGCTGCAGAGCCCTCCGAGGTG GATGTCGCCCAGCATGGAGCAGCCATCAGCCTCGGAgttggagcagctcctggaggtgcCCCTGTTGCCCCCCTTCGCGCCCCTCCCGCAGCACAGCGGGTACCCCAATTCCAGCCTGTCCTCCTGGGGGCTGGGGGACGCGCGGTGGGATGACAGCATCCGGCCAGGACACGCGTGA
- the STAT6 gene encoding signal transducer and activator of transcription 6 isoform X4 — MSLWNLVSHMPPEEFSSLSTEFPRSLRCLLAEWLENQPWEFINGSDAFCSSMASRMLSDMLEKLHSAAGSDGQQCQILQQVSNIENTFRRDPLRLVAIVRAVLEGEKAAVLKRDHHLPLSFHRRQEELKFSLGLQRLQHRVREIQALLEEGPGPDRAVQSPVAPRELPTLILEAVKELEAAKQQVLKRIQIWKRQQQLAGNGAIFEENLAPLQKRCENLVEVYFQLQQQVMAASTELGPELLSRLLERFNEVLSGLVKSSFLVEKQPPQVLKTQTKFQASVRFLLGPRLLKAAPKPYMVRADMVTEKQARELELSNYSNTLSESTGEILHNTVALETNPTSGNCCANFKNVLLKKIKRCERKGSESVTEEKCAVLFSTNITLTPSNVSIHLQVLSLPIVVIVHGNQDNNAKATVLWDNAFSDIDRVPFVVAERVPWDKMCDTLNLKFMAEVQTTKGLLKEHYFFLAQKIFNDHSASPEDFQSRHVSWAQFNKEILPGRGFTFWQWFDGVLDLTKRCLKSYWSDRLIMGFISKQYVCKLLSMQPDGTFLLRFSDSEIGGVTIAYVMRGKDGSSQVENIQPFSAKDLSIRSLGDRIRDLGQLRNLYPNLPKDQAFGSHYNKEQTGKDGRGYVSTAIKMTVESERDQQPPSTMGAPPEAPQAPMFNLPVLQHELHPENLQPLLAPICPPTPFCPQPMPTGYPTVESNIMMVPDRLASPFHSPSPMLSPPSLSHCQDPAFRPPGAAGRRDARAAPVPARGGCVAAEPSEDVAQHGAAISLGVGAAPGGAPVAPLRAPPAAQRVPQFQPVLLGAGGRAVG, encoded by the exons ATGTCCCTCTGGAACCTCGTGTCCCACATGCCACCAGAGGAGTTCAGCAGCCTCTCCACGGAGTTTCCCCGGAGCCTGCGCTGTCTCCTGGCCGAGTGGCTGGAGAACCAGCCCTG ggagTTCATCAATGGCTCAGACGccttctgcagcagcatggccagcaggatgCTCTCGGACATGCTGGAGAAACTCCACAGCGCTGCCGGCAGCGAtgggcagcagtgccagatCCTGCAGCAAGTCAGCAACATCGAG AACACATTCCGCCGGGACCCGCTGCGGCTGGTGGCCATCGTGAGAGCCGTCCTGGAGGGCGAGAAGGCGGCCGTGCTCAAACGG gacCACCACCTGCCCCTCAGCTTCCACCGGCggcaggaggagctgaagttcagcctggggctgcagcgGCTGCAGCACCGAGTCCGTGAGATCCAGGCGCTCCTGGAGGAGGGGCCAGGGCCGGACAGGGCTGTGCAAAGCCCCGTGGCCCCCAGGGAACTGCCCACCCTCATCCTGGAGGCTGTGAAGGAGCTGGAGGCGGCCAAACAGCAGGTCCTGAAGAGGATCCAGATCTGgaagagacagcagcagctggcagggaatgGGGCCATCTTTGAGGAGAATCTGGCACCGCTGCAGAAGAG GTGCGAGAACCTGGTCGAGGTTtacttccagctgcagcagcaggtgatggcagcaagcacagagctggggcctgAGCTGCTGTCCCGGCTCCTGGAGCGCTTCAACGAGGTTTTGTCCGGCCTGGTCAAGAG CTCTTTCCTGGTGGAGAAGCAGCCCCCACAGGTGCTGAAGACCCAGACCAAATTCCAGGCAAGCGTCCGGTTCCTGCTGGGCCCGCGGCTGCTGAAGGCAGCGCCCAAGCCCTACATGGTGAGGGCTGACATGGTGACAGAGAAGCAGGCACgggagctggagctcagcaaCTACAGCAACACCCTCAG CGAGAGCACGGGGGAGATCTTGCACAACACGGTGGCCCTGGAGACCAACCCCACCAGCGGGAACTGCTGCGCCAACTTCAAAAACGTG ctgctgaagAAGATCAAGCGCTGCGAGCGGAAGGGCTCCGAGTCGGTGACAGAGGAGAAATGCGCCGTCCTGTTCAGCACCAACATCACCTTGACCCCCAGCAACGTCTCCATCCACCTCCAG GTCCTGTCTCTGCCCATTGTGGTCATCGTCCACGGGAACCAGGACAACAACGCCAAAGCCACCGTGCTGTGGGATAACGCCTTCTCTGACATT GACCGGGTGCCCTTCGTGGTGGCCGAGCGCGTGCCCTGGGACAAGATGTGTGACACCCTGAACCTGAAGTTCATGGCAGAGGTGCAGACCACCAAGGGGCTCCTCAAGGAGCACTACTTCTTCCTGGCCCAGAAGATCTTCAATGACCACAGCGCCAGCCCCGAGGACTTCCAGAGCCGCCACGTCTCCTGGGCCCAGTTCAACAAG GAGATCCTCCCTGGCCGGGGATTCACCTTCTGGCAGTGGTTTGATGGAGTCCTGGACCTCACCAAGAGATGCCTCAAAAGTTACTGGTCGGACAG GCTCATCATGGGCTTCATCAGCAAGCAGTACGTGTGCAAGCTGCTGAGCATGCAGCCGGACGGGACCTTCCTGCTCCGCTTCAGCGACTCCGAGATCGGGGGCGTCACCATCGCTTACGTCATGCGGGGCAAGGACG GCTCCAGCCAGGTGGAAAACATCCAGCCCTTCTCTGCCAAGGACCTGTCCATCCGCTCCCTCGGCGACCGCATCCGCGACCTGGGGCAGCTCCGTAACCTGTACCCCAACCTCCCCAAGGACCAGGCGTTTGGGAGTCATTACAACA AAGAGCAGACAGGCAAGGACGGCCGGGGCTACGTCTCCACTGCCATCAAGATGACTGTGGAAAGTGAAAG GGACCAGCAGCCTCCAAGCACCATGGGGGCCCCCCCCGAGGCCCCCCAGGCGCCAATGTTCaacctgcctgtgctgcagcacgaGCTGCACCCTGAGAatctgcagccactgctggccCCTATCTG CCCTCCCACTCCATTCTGCCCCCAGCCCATGCCCACGGGCTACCCCACGGTTGAGAGCAACATCATGATGGTCCCCGACAGGCTCGCCTCCCCCTTCCACAG CCCATCACCGATGCTCTCGCCTCCCTCGCTGTCCCACTGCCAGGACCCTGCCTTCAGGCCCCCCGG AGCCGCGGGACGAAGAGATGCCCGAGCTGCCCCCGTTCCAGCCCGTGGAGGATGCGTCGCTGCAGAGCCCTCCGAG GATGTCGCCCAGCATGGAGCAGCCATCAGCCTCGGAgttggagcagctcctggaggtgcCCCTGTTGCCCCCCTTCGCGCCCCTCCCGCAGCACAGCGGGTACCCCAATTCCAGCCTGTCCTCCTGGGGGCTGGGGGACGCGCGGTGGGATGA